One segment of Stomatobaculum sp. F0698 DNA contains the following:
- a CDS encoding heavy metal translocating P-type ATPase, which produces MKRIFLLKGLDCPNCSAKIEKEVGELDGVQSSVVNLMKQTLTINVASAAANTIASQIETIVHSHEPGVEVQEETIIPVTKSYLLKGLDCPNCSAKIEKEVGELDGVQSSVVNLMKQTLTINVTQKAVDTIASQIETIVHSHEPDVEVSEIVQESYIPEKKQEANESYNNEDKKLTIRLAIGAAIYAIGMALTVFAKVPLPIELAFLIVSYVILGGDVVWQAVRNISKGRVFDEHFLMSVSTIGAFVIGEYPEAVAVMLFYQVGEFFQSLAVKRSRKSISDLMDIRPDCATVRRNGELITISPESVAIGEIIIVKPGEKIPLDGVVLDGDSMLDTRALTGESVPRSVHKGDEALSGCMNQTGVLTIKTTKAFGESTASKIIDLVENASSRKAPTENFITTFARYYTPVVVILAAILAILPPILLGGGWTEWIRRGFVFLVVSCPCALVISIPLTFFGGIGAASKRGVLVKGSNYLEALNNVSVIVFDKTGTLTKGVFNVTDILPANGFSKEQVLEYAAEAESFSNHPIAKSILAAYGKEIDQSVISDYKEISGYGISVIAREKKVSAGNTKLMDTKCIEYTTCENAGTKVYLAVDGQYAGCILITDEVKPDSKKAISDLKHIGVEKTVMLTGDDEKIGKSVAEELQLDEYYAQLLPDQKVEKVELLDSKKRPGSKLAFVGDGINDAPVLARADVGIAMGGLGSDAAIEAADVVLMTDEPSKLVDAIEVAKATKQIVMQNIVIALGIKSVFLILGALGIAGMWEAVFGDVGVTIIAVLNAMRILKK; this is translated from the coding sequence ATGAAACGCATATTTCTATTAAAAGGGTTGGACTGTCCAAATTGTTCCGCAAAAATTGAAAAAGAAGTCGGAGAATTGGATGGAGTACAATCCTCAGTTGTAAATTTGATGAAGCAGACGCTGACAATCAATGTTGCTTCAGCTGCCGCAAATACAATAGCCAGTCAGATTGAAACGATTGTCCACAGCCATGAGCCGGGTGTGGAGGTTCAGGAAGAAACAATTATCCCCGTTACAAAGAGTTATTTGTTAAAGGGCTTGGACTGTCCGAACTGCTCCGCAAAAATTGAAAAAGAAGTCGGAGAATTGGATGGAGTACAATCCTCAGTTGTAAATTTGATGAAGCAGACGCTTACAATCAATGTTACTCAGAAAGCCGTAGATACGATAGCCAGTCAGATTGAAACGATTGTTCATAGTCATGAGCCCGATGTGGAAGTTTCTGAAATTGTACAGGAATCTTATATACCGGAAAAAAAGCAGGAGGCCAATGAATCCTATAACAATGAGGACAAGAAGTTGACGATTCGTTTAGCGATTGGCGCAGCAATCTATGCTATTGGTATGGCATTGACTGTTTTTGCGAAAGTGCCACTGCCTATCGAGTTAGCTTTTCTCATTGTTTCTTATGTTATTCTTGGTGGAGATGTTGTATGGCAGGCTGTGAGGAATATTTCAAAGGGACGTGTGTTTGATGAACATTTTCTAATGAGCGTTTCTACGATTGGTGCTTTTGTCATTGGTGAATATCCGGAAGCAGTTGCTGTTATGCTGTTCTATCAAGTTGGTGAATTTTTCCAGTCATTGGCTGTTAAGCGTTCCAGAAAATCTATATCAGATTTAATGGATATACGTCCGGATTGTGCTACAGTCAGAAGGAACGGAGAATTGATTACCATATCTCCTGAAAGTGTTGCCATTGGTGAGATTATTATTGTAAAGCCTGGTGAAAAAATCCCATTAGACGGTGTGGTATTGGATGGAGATTCTATGCTGGATACGAGGGCTTTAACTGGAGAATCGGTTCCGAGAAGCGTTCATAAAGGAGACGAAGCACTTTCCGGTTGTATGAATCAGACGGGTGTTTTAACGATTAAGACAACGAAAGCATTTGGTGAATCTACTGCTTCAAAGATTATTGATCTTGTGGAGAATGCGTCCAGTAGAAAAGCACCAACAGAAAATTTCATTACTACATTTGCACGTTATTACACTCCTGTTGTTGTAATCTTAGCAGCTATTCTGGCAATTCTGCCACCGATCCTTCTTGGTGGAGGTTGGACAGAATGGATTCGCAGAGGATTTGTTTTCCTTGTGGTATCTTGCCCATGTGCATTGGTCATTTCAATCCCGTTGACTTTCTTTGGAGGCATTGGTGCGGCATCTAAACGAGGTGTTCTTGTAAAAGGAAGTAATTATTTAGAGGCGCTTAATAATGTCAGCGTTATTGTGTTCGATAAAACCGGAACACTTACAAAAGGTGTTTTCAATGTGACGGATATTTTGCCTGCAAATGGATTTTCAAAAGAACAGGTTCTGGAGTATGCGGCAGAGGCAGAGAGTTTTTCTAACCATCCTATTGCAAAATCCATTCTTGCTGCTTATGGAAAAGAAATTGATCAGTCAGTGATTTCTGATTATAAGGAAATTTCAGGATATGGAATCAGTGTAATAGCAAGGGAAAAGAAAGTTTCTGCTGGCAATACGAAACTTATGGATACAAAATGTATAGAGTACACAACCTGTGAAAACGCAGGTACAAAAGTTTATTTGGCTGTAGATGGTCAATATGCAGGATGTATTTTGATAACAGATGAAGTGAAGCCGGACAGTAAAAAAGCAATTTCTGACCTGAAACATATCGGCGTGGAAAAAACAGTCATGCTTACCGGTGATGATGAAAAAATTGGGAAGTCCGTTGCAGAAGAATTGCAGTTGGATGAATATTATGCACAGCTGCTTCCTGACCAAAAAGTGGAAAAGGTTGAGCTTTTAGATAGTAAAAAGAGACCGGGAAGCAAATTGGCTTTTGTTGGTGATGGTATCAATGACGCTCCTGTCCTTGCACGTGCAGATGTTGGTATTGCAATGGGTGGGCTTGGTTCGGATGCGGCCATTGAAGCAGCAGATGTAGTTCTGATGACAGATGAACCGTCTAAGCTGGTGGACGCGATTGAAGTAGCAAAAGCGACAAAACAGATTGTCATGCAGAATATAGTGATTGCTCTTGGAATTAAGAGTGTGTTCCTGATTCTTGGCGCTCTCGGTATTGCGGGAATGTGGGAAGCTGTATTTGGTGATGTAGGCGTTACCATAATTGCTGTTTTGAACGCAATGAGAATTTTGAAAAAATAG
- a CDS encoding DUF6921 family protein, whose protein sequence is MKRKLILLVVTIVFLVGFGAILHSPLSMIDAVTGVTPKSKKAAQASAQLEGSYVLGINMVSDGLDNENTRNKLKELALDDSETNETDLMKTDISFRLYVSETDYPLVSYAKKLCDRLKQAGFSVDLKEYSNTMMLSRVVSGKYDVFLASDDFIDVTTLTQMDYMIMDSEEMR, encoded by the coding sequence GTGAAACGAAAACTGATTCTGTTAGTTGTTACGATTGTTTTTCTTGTAGGGTTTGGTGCCATTTTACATTCACCGCTTTCTATGATTGATGCAGTCACAGGAGTAACACCGAAGTCAAAAAAGGCGGCTCAAGCCTCCGCACAGTTGGAAGGCTCTTATGTTCTCGGCATTAATATGGTGTCAGATGGTCTCGACAACGAGAATACCCGGAATAAATTAAAAGAATTGGCACTGGACGATTCGGAAACAAATGAAACAGATCTCATGAAAACGGACATTAGTTTTCGGTTATATGTATCTGAGACGGATTATCCGCTTGTCAGTTATGCTAAGAAACTCTGTGACAGGTTGAAACAGGCCGGTTTCTCCGTAGATCTGAAAGAGTACAGTAACACAATGATGCTATCAAGAGTGGTAAGTGGAAAGTATGATGTATTCCTGGCATCGGATGATTTTATTGACGTTACAACGCTAACACAGATGGACTATATGATCATGGACAGCGAAGAAATGAGGTGA
- a CDS encoding pilus assembly protein PilX gives MRKWNTILSVLMLLIFMIHGIMGSFMLNGVGSSAGKILAWIGVGILVVHTVMGTVLTVQSLRAAKQSGKMYLKQNAIFWARRASGMAILILLFFHIGLFGKVQNGTYILFPFTTVKMVTQLLFVAAIFIHVFINIRPLLVSLGIISYKERRGDIYLILSVLLLFIAGSVIFYYIGWQYL, from the coding sequence ATGAGAAAATGGAATACGATTTTGTCTGTTTTAATGCTTCTCATTTTTATGATTCATGGAATCATGGGCAGCTTTATGCTGAACGGAGTTGGAAGTAGTGCAGGGAAAATTCTTGCATGGATTGGTGTTGGTATTCTTGTTGTGCATACGGTGATGGGTACCGTCCTGACAGTTCAGAGTTTACGGGCAGCGAAACAATCCGGAAAAATGTATCTGAAACAGAACGCCATATTCTGGGCGAGACGAGCCAGTGGGATGGCAATACTGATCCTGCTGTTCTTCCATATTGGCTTGTTTGGAAAGGTGCAGAATGGGACATATATTTTGTTCCCTTTTACAACGGTAAAGATGGTAACTCAGCTTTTGTTCGTGGCGGCAATCTTTATTCATGTTTTTATCAATATCCGCCCATTGCTCGTATCGCTGGGAATCATCAGTTATAAAGAACGAAGGGGTGATATTTATTTGATTCTTTCGGTACTCCTTCTGTTTATAGCGGGCTCAGTTATTTTCTATTATATTGGGTGGCAATATCTATGA
- a CDS encoding FAD-dependent oxidoreductase has protein sequence MSKTIIIIGAGLAGLSAALQAAENGCNVKLVSSFPSERAQSVMAEGGINAALNTKDENDSPEEHFTDTIKAACGLADPNAVWGMTQAAPELVHWLLKLGVQFNMSGYDDVDLRNFGGQKKKRTAFAQSDTGKQIMTAMIDAVRRKEASGMVERFSHHSFLTLRLCDNICCGCVIRDEYSQETVELPGDAVIVATGGMHGLFGNTTGSLSNTGEVTAELFRLGVSLANGEMIQYHPTTVKCGGKRMLISEAARGEGGRLFAMKDGKQWYFMEEKYPELGNLMPRDITAREIWKVSHESEVFLDMTEISDEIISNKLSGLADDCMTYLHKDIRKEPVSVLPGIHYFMGGILVDEQHRTPIQNLYAAGECCAQYHGANRLGGNSLLGALYGGRVAAKSACEQADVVDLSCATQIDFPPASQISEIKQLNKVMQETMGVVRNENTLLNGIQTVQALTGNLPLLGVAVLKSALARKESRGAHWREDYPKSNDDDYLKTTVARFDGKQIQISFVPVPERR, from the coding sequence ATGAGTAAGACAATTATTATTATAGGTGCTGGACTGGCAGGACTTTCAGCGGCTTTGCAGGCAGCGGAAAATGGATGCAATGTAAAACTGGTTTCCTCCTTTCCATCAGAGCGGGCGCAGTCTGTTATGGCGGAGGGCGGTATCAACGCAGCTTTGAATACAAAAGATGAAAACGACAGTCCCGAAGAACATTTCACAGATACAATCAAGGCGGCTTGCGGTCTGGCAGACCCAAATGCAGTTTGGGGAATGACACAGGCAGCACCGGAGCTGGTGCACTGGCTGTTAAAACTTGGAGTTCAATTTAACATGAGCGGCTATGATGATGTGGATCTGCGGAATTTTGGCGGGCAGAAAAAGAAAAGGACTGCTTTTGCGCAGAGCGATACCGGGAAGCAGATTATGACAGCTATGATAGACGCTGTTCGCAGGAAAGAAGCATCTGGTATGGTAGAACGGTTCAGCCATCATTCTTTCCTAACACTTCGTCTGTGTGACAATATTTGTTGTGGCTGCGTAATCAGGGATGAATACAGTCAGGAGACTGTGGAATTACCGGGGGATGCGGTTATTGTTGCCACCGGTGGTATGCACGGATTGTTTGGAAATACAACGGGTTCGCTGAGCAATACAGGAGAAGTCACCGCAGAATTGTTCCGGCTTGGTGTTTCTCTGGCAAATGGCGAGATGATCCAGTATCATCCGACAACTGTGAAATGTGGTGGAAAACGCATGCTCATCAGCGAGGCGGCCAGAGGGGAAGGTGGCAGGTTGTTTGCCATGAAAGATGGAAAACAATGGTATTTCATGGAGGAAAAATACCCGGAGCTTGGAAATCTGATGCCACGAGATATTACCGCCAGAGAGATATGGAAGGTCAGCCATGAATCAGAGGTATTTCTTGACATGACGGAAATATCGGACGAGATTATTTCAAATAAGCTATCTGGCCTGGCAGACGATTGTATGACCTATCTGCATAAAGATATACGAAAGGAACCGGTGTCTGTTTTACCGGGAATTCACTATTTTATGGGAGGCATTCTGGTGGATGAGCAGCACAGAACGCCGATTCAGAATCTTTACGCTGCCGGAGAATGCTGTGCCCAATATCATGGTGCCAACCGTCTTGGCGGAAATTCTCTGTTAGGAGCGTTATACGGAGGACGTGTTGCGGCAAAATCAGCATGCGAACAGGCAGATGTAGTAGATCTATCTTGTGCGACACAGATAGATTTTCCACCAGCGTCTCAAATTTCAGAAATAAAGCAATTAAACAAAGTGATGCAGGAGACTATGGGCGTTGTCAGAAATGAGAATACGTTGTTAAATGGGATTCAAACGGTACAAGCGCTGACAGGAAATCTTCCATTGCTTGGCGTGGCAGTTCTAAAGAGTGCTCTTGCAAGAAAAGAAAGCCGTGGTGCACACTGGCGGGAGGATTATCCTAAGAGCAATGACGATGATTACCTTAAAACAACGGTAGCCAGATTTGATGGAAAGCAGATACAGATTTCCTTTGTACCTGTTCCAGAAAGGCGGTGA
- a CDS encoding succinate dehydrogenase/fumarate reductase iron-sulfur subunit translates to MIHLVYKIRIRRQESQKSDSYWQEFEVDGSKNSSVANVLKELNSRTPLKDNSGNIVTPISWECSCMVRKCGACAMLINERPRLACSTFLHTLKGSTITLEPLSKFPLVRDLIVDRSNLFENLKKLNLWLESEAYMSSWTHEPRYQSARCLMCGCCLEVCPNFSANGTFAGAVAAVNAFRILNEEQESTHLNEISAEYKKKYFEGCGKSLSCHDICPIGLPVEELLVRSNAAAAWGK, encoded by the coding sequence GTGATTCACTTGGTATATAAAATAAGAATCAGGCGGCAGGAGAGTCAGAAATCAGACAGTTATTGGCAGGAATTTGAGGTTGACGGAAGCAAAAACAGCTCTGTTGCCAATGTTCTAAAGGAATTGAACAGTAGAACCCCTTTGAAAGATAATTCAGGGAATATAGTTACTCCCATCAGCTGGGAATGTAGCTGTATGGTGCGAAAATGTGGGGCTTGCGCCATGCTGATTAACGAACGTCCGAGGCTGGCATGCTCTACATTTCTACATACGTTAAAAGGTTCTACAATTACCTTGGAACCTTTAAGCAAATTTCCGCTTGTAAGAGATTTGATCGTTGACCGGTCAAATCTGTTTGAAAATTTGAAAAAACTGAACCTTTGGCTTGAAAGTGAAGCTTATATGAGTTCGTGGACACATGAACCGAGATACCAGTCGGCACGCTGTCTGATGTGTGGCTGCTGCCTTGAAGTGTGTCCTAACTTCTCTGCAAATGGGACTTTCGCAGGCGCTGTTGCTGCAGTCAACGCATTTCGGATTCTGAATGAAGAACAGGAAAGCACTCATTTGAATGAGATTTCTGCTGAATATAAGAAGAAATATTTTGAGGGATGCGGGAAGTCGTTATCTTGTCATGATATTTGTCCGATTGGTCTGCCTGTGGAAGAACTGCTTGTAAGGTCGAATGCAGCGGCTGCTTGGGGCAAATAA